In Streptomyces sp. SN-593, a single genomic region encodes these proteins:
- a CDS encoding M55 family metallopeptidase yields the protein MKIFLSSDMEGTAGVVDWSQCRHGQPEYAYYRTLLQDEVNAAIEGAAEGGATAFLVNDSHSTMSNLRPDALAGRARYLSGRHKPLYMMQGLDDTFDAVFFVSYHGSMSGSPATLSHTYNPAAIAEVRLNGVVAGESGINALVALGHGVPVVLITGDDTTAAELRPFCPDAVGAVVKSSVSRFAADSLHPQEAREVIRAAARRAVRTLPSASPPAIELPATLWLRMRNPDLAEMATWITGVEPDPADPLVVTLTDHDPVRLYRTFVTVVLLTRGIAE from the coding sequence GTGAAGATCTTCCTGTCCTCCGACATGGAGGGCACCGCCGGAGTCGTCGACTGGTCGCAGTGCCGGCACGGCCAGCCCGAGTACGCGTACTACCGCACCCTGCTCCAGGACGAGGTGAACGCGGCCATCGAGGGCGCGGCCGAGGGCGGCGCGACCGCCTTCCTCGTCAACGACTCGCACTCCACCATGTCCAACCTGCGCCCCGACGCGCTGGCCGGCCGGGCCCGCTACCTGTCGGGGCGGCACAAGCCGCTGTACATGATGCAGGGGCTGGACGACACGTTCGACGCGGTCTTCTTCGTCTCCTACCACGGCTCGATGTCCGGGTCGCCGGCCACCTTGTCGCACACCTACAACCCGGCCGCGATCGCGGAGGTCCGGCTCAACGGCGTGGTGGCGGGCGAGAGCGGCATCAACGCGCTGGTCGCGCTCGGCCACGGCGTCCCGGTGGTCCTGATCACCGGTGACGACACCACCGCGGCCGAGCTGCGCCCCTTCTGCCCGGACGCGGTGGGCGCGGTGGTCAAGTCCTCGGTGTCCCGGTTCGCGGCCGACAGCCTGCACCCTCAGGAGGCGCGCGAGGTGATCCGGGCGGCCGCCCGGCGGGCGGTGCGCACGCTCCCCTCCGCGTCGCCGCCGGCGATCGAGCTGCCCGCGACGCTCTGGTTGCGGATGCGCAACCCCGACCTCGCGGAGATGGCCACCTGGATCACCGGGGTCGAGCCGGACCCGGCCGACCCGCTGGTGGTCACCCTCACCGACCACGACCCGGTGCGGCTGTACCGGACCTTCGTGACGGTGGTGCTGCTCACCCGGGGCATCGCGGAGTGA
- a CDS encoding pyridoxamine 5'-phosphate oxidase family protein gives MGTGRRDGTVTGVLDRRFSEPTAEPSTWAQVREVLAGAGTYWLTTVRADGRPHLTPLIAVWHREALYFCTGEGEQKARNLAAHAQVVLATGGSSLDDGLDVAVEGTAVRVTGRPRVAELAAAWREKYGEEWRFEALEDGFRHPGPDGAAHGPVLVFEVAPTAVFAFRKGGTYAQTRFRLP, from the coding sequence ATGGGGACCGGACGGCGGGACGGCACGGTGACCGGGGTGCTGGACCGGAGGTTCAGCGAACCGACGGCGGAGCCGAGCACCTGGGCTCAGGTGCGGGAGGTGCTGGCCGGCGCGGGCACGTACTGGCTGACGACCGTACGCGCCGACGGCCGTCCGCACCTCACGCCGCTGATCGCGGTCTGGCACCGGGAGGCGCTGTACTTCTGCACCGGTGAGGGCGAGCAGAAGGCGCGCAACCTCGCGGCGCACGCGCAGGTCGTCCTCGCCACCGGCGGCAGCTCCCTCGACGACGGGCTCGACGTGGCGGTGGAGGGCACCGCGGTGCGCGTCACCGGCCGGCCGCGGGTCGCCGAACTAGCGGCGGCGTGGCGGGAGAAGTACGGGGAGGAGTGGCGCTTCGAGGCACTGGAGGACGGCTTCCGGCACCCCGGCCCCGACGGCGCGGCGCACGGCCCCGTGCTGGTCTTCGAGGTGGCCCCGACCGCGGTCTTCGCCTTCCGCAAGGGCGGCACCTACGCGCAGACCCGCTTCCGCCTCCCCTGA
- a CDS encoding Re/Si-specific NAD(P)(+) transhydrogenase subunit alpha encodes MSQSAQPVGVVGVVSESQPGETRVAATPATVRQLLGLGYEVVVQAGAGAAASLSDEAYEEAGATVGDRARAWGADVVLAVNAPSTEEIGLLRDGAVLVALLAPATRPELVDALAEQGVTALSMDAVPRISRAQSLDVLSSMANIAGYRAVVEAAHLFGRFFTGQVTAAGKVPPAKVLVAGAGVAGLAAIGAAGSLGAVVRATDPRPEVADQVKSLGGEYLSVESAEAEVSATGYAKEMSDDYNTRAAALYAQQAADVDIIITTALIPGRPAPLLVTEEMVASMRPGSVVIDMAAAQGGNVAGTVAGEVVVTPNQVSIVGYTDLAGRLPTQASQLYGTNLVNLLKLLTPGKDGHLVLDFDDVVQRSVTVVRDGEKTWPPPPVQVSAAPAAGAAPPPTPTAAKQKQPLTAGRRYTAVGAVAAALFLLAGFAPAQLIGNLTVFVLAIVIGYYVIGHVHHALHTPLMSVTNAISGIIVVGALLQIGHAHTAVTVLSFVAILLASINIFGGFAVTRRMLGMFSKD; translated from the coding sequence ATGAGTCAGTCTGCGCAACCTGTGGGTGTCGTGGGGGTCGTGTCGGAGTCGCAACCCGGGGAGACGCGGGTGGCGGCCACCCCCGCGACGGTCAGGCAACTCCTCGGGCTCGGCTACGAGGTGGTCGTCCAGGCCGGTGCGGGTGCCGCCGCGAGCCTTTCCGACGAGGCGTACGAGGAGGCGGGCGCGACCGTCGGCGACCGGGCCCGGGCGTGGGGCGCCGACGTGGTGCTGGCCGTCAACGCGCCCTCCACCGAGGAGATCGGGCTGCTGCGCGACGGCGCGGTGCTGGTGGCGCTGCTCGCCCCGGCCACGCGTCCCGAACTGGTCGACGCGCTCGCCGAGCAGGGCGTCACCGCGCTGTCCATGGACGCGGTGCCGCGCATCTCCCGGGCCCAGTCGCTGGACGTGCTCAGCTCGATGGCGAACATCGCGGGTTACCGGGCCGTGGTCGAGGCGGCTCACCTTTTCGGGCGTTTCTTCACCGGTCAGGTCACCGCGGCCGGCAAGGTGCCGCCGGCGAAGGTGCTCGTCGCCGGCGCGGGCGTGGCCGGCCTCGCGGCGATCGGCGCCGCGGGCAGTCTCGGCGCGGTGGTGCGCGCCACCGACCCGCGGCCGGAGGTCGCCGACCAGGTCAAGTCGCTGGGCGGCGAGTACCTGTCGGTCGAGTCGGCGGAGGCCGAGGTGAGCGCGACCGGCTACGCGAAGGAGATGTCGGACGACTACAACACCCGGGCGGCCGCGCTCTACGCCCAGCAGGCCGCGGACGTCGACATCATCATCACCACCGCGCTCATCCCCGGCCGCCCGGCGCCGCTGCTGGTCACCGAGGAGATGGTGGCGAGCATGCGGCCGGGCAGCGTGGTGATCGACATGGCGGCCGCGCAGGGCGGCAACGTCGCGGGCACGGTCGCGGGGGAGGTCGTCGTCACGCCCAACCAGGTCTCGATCGTCGGCTACACCGACCTGGCCGGACGGCTGCCGACCCAGGCGTCGCAGCTCTACGGCACCAACCTGGTGAACCTGCTCAAGCTCCTCACCCCGGGCAAGGACGGCCACCTCGTGCTGGACTTCGACGACGTGGTGCAGCGCTCGGTGACGGTGGTGCGCGACGGCGAGAAGACCTGGCCGCCGCCACCGGTACAGGTCTCGGCGGCGCCGGCGGCCGGTGCCGCGCCACCACCGACCCCGACGGCGGCCAAGCAGAAACAGCCGCTCACCGCAGGCCGCCGCTACACCGCGGTCGGTGCGGTCGCGGCCGCGCTCTTCCTGCTCGCCGGCTTCGCACCGGCCCAACTCATCGGCAATCTCACGGTGTTCGTGCTGGCCATCGTGATCGGCTACTACGTGATCGGGCATGTGCACCACGCGCTGCACACCCCGCTGATGTCCGTGACCAACGCGATCTCCGGGATCATCGTGGTCGGCGCGCTCCTCCAGATCGGCCACGCCCACACGGCGGTCACCGTGCTGTCGTTCGTGGCGATCCTGCTGGCGTCCATCAACATCTTCGGCGGTTTCGCCGTGACCCGCCGCATGCTCGGCATGTTCTCCAAGGACTGA
- a CDS encoding L,D-transpeptidase — MGRVRTSMGIALVAGAVLAGTSACGGNSSASTPTKDDAKAASSAPAATASPKPTTPKPLGPPMLLDTITPETNTTVGVAMPISVVFSNPVATSARAGIEKAMKISTSVPTTGAWHWFSSTRVDFRPESYWKPGTKVTIDADMTNVPNGNGRYGTHSYVHNFTIGDDDEASVSVTGHSMKVTHNGTVVKTMPIDAGSPSFPSWDGTMAVIDKAKEVRMTSCSVGISCDKSSPDYYDLTLPWDVHLTTSGTYVHYSTGDPYPGHSYGSHGCVHLSLANAKWFYNFIKQGDPITITGSPRGKAAGDNGYADFNLDWSTWLKDSGEGQITTSPAA, encoded by the coding sequence ATGGGTCGGGTCAGGACCAGTATGGGGATCGCCCTCGTGGCAGGCGCGGTGCTCGCCGGCACGAGCGCGTGCGGTGGGAATTCGTCCGCTTCGACGCCCACGAAGGACGACGCGAAAGCGGCCTCCTCGGCGCCGGCGGCGACCGCCAGCCCGAAGCCGACCACACCGAAGCCGCTCGGTCCGCCGATGCTGCTGGACACCATAACGCCCGAGACGAACACCACGGTCGGTGTGGCGATGCCGATCTCCGTGGTCTTCTCCAACCCGGTGGCGACCTCGGCGCGCGCCGGCATCGAGAAGGCGATGAAGATATCCACGTCGGTGCCGACCACCGGCGCCTGGCACTGGTTCAGCAGCACCCGGGTCGACTTCCGCCCGGAGTCGTACTGGAAGCCGGGCACCAAGGTCACCATAGACGCGGACATGACGAACGTGCCGAACGGCAACGGGCGTTACGGCACGCACTCCTACGTGCACAACTTCACCATCGGCGACGACGACGAGGCCAGCGTCTCGGTCACGGGCCACAGCATGAAGGTGACGCACAACGGCACCGTGGTGAAGACCATGCCGATCGACGCCGGCAGCCCGTCGTTCCCGTCGTGGGACGGCACGATGGCCGTCATCGACAAGGCGAAGGAGGTCCGGATGACCTCCTGCAGCGTCGGCATCAGCTGTGACAAGTCCAGCCCCGACTACTACGACCTGACCCTGCCGTGGGACGTGCACCTGACCACCTCGGGCACGTACGTGCACTACTCCACCGGCGACCCGTACCCGGGTCACAGCTACGGCTCGCACGGCTGCGTGCACCTGTCGCTCGCGAACGCGAAGTGGTTCTACAACTTCATCAAGCAGGGCGACCCGATCACCATCACCGGCTCGCCGCGCGGCAAGGCCGCCGGTGACAACGGCTACGCGGACTTCAACCTGGACTGGTCGACCTGGCTCAAGGACAGCGGCGAGGGCCAGATCACGACCTCCCCGGCCGCCTGA
- a CDS encoding discoidin domain-containing protein, whose amino-acid sequence MGVTRRVFLQSAVAATATGTAVLAGARTAGAAAPAASGPGDVVGKVTVGYQGWFACIGDGAPIDAWWHWSANGSAAPSPSNTGIVAWPDVRDYAHTYPTGYAALGNGQPAALFSSYDQQTVDTHFQWLQANGIDVAALQRFNPNGSEGPTRDAMAVKVRASAETYGRKFYVMYDVSDWTNMQSEIKADWTGKMRAHTASPAYAVQNGKPVVCVWGFGFADNQRPFTADACLDVVNWFKGQGCYVIGGVPTWWRTGDRDSRPGFSDVYHAFDMLSPWMVGRIGNVADADNFFNVATVPDLAECAAHGIDYQPCVLPGAVTLRQRAHGDFMWRQFYNMVRAGVGSVYISMFDEFNEGNQIAKTAESQAWVPANSGFLALDEDGTACSSDYYLRLTGDGGRMLKGQLALTATRPTPPVVGGGTTPPPTGDLALHRATSESSHTQSYGSANATDGDPSSYWESANNAFPQWIQVDLGAASTVRRLVLTLPPSAAWTARTQTLSVRGSTDGATFTALAGSAGHTFDPATGNTATVTLPAAATTRYLRLDFTANTGWPAAQLSGLQVFAG is encoded by the coding sequence ATGGGTGTCACACGCAGGGTCTTCCTGCAGTCCGCGGTGGCCGCCACCGCGACGGGAACGGCCGTCCTCGCCGGGGCCCGGACCGCCGGGGCGGCGGCGCCGGCGGCGAGCGGCCCCGGCGACGTGGTCGGGAAGGTCACCGTCGGCTACCAGGGCTGGTTCGCCTGCATCGGCGACGGCGCGCCGATCGACGCCTGGTGGCACTGGAGCGCGAACGGTTCGGCGGCGCCCTCGCCGTCGAACACCGGGATCGTGGCGTGGCCGGACGTGCGCGACTACGCGCACACCTACCCGACCGGCTACGCGGCGCTCGGCAACGGGCAGCCGGCCGCGCTGTTCTCGTCGTACGACCAGCAGACGGTGGACACGCACTTCCAGTGGCTCCAGGCGAACGGGATCGACGTCGCCGCCCTCCAGCGCTTCAACCCGAACGGCAGCGAGGGCCCGACCCGCGACGCCATGGCGGTGAAGGTGCGCGCCTCCGCCGAGACGTACGGGCGGAAGTTCTACGTCATGTACGACGTCTCGGACTGGACGAACATGCAGTCGGAGATCAAGGCCGACTGGACCGGCAAGATGCGGGCGCACACCGCCAGTCCGGCCTACGCGGTGCAGAACGGCAAGCCGGTGGTGTGCGTGTGGGGCTTCGGGTTCGCCGACAACCAGCGGCCGTTCACCGCCGACGCCTGCCTGGACGTCGTCAACTGGTTCAAGGGCCAGGGGTGTTACGTGATCGGCGGCGTGCCGACCTGGTGGCGCACCGGGGACCGCGACTCGCGGCCGGGCTTCTCGGACGTCTACCACGCGTTCGACATGCTCTCGCCGTGGATGGTCGGCCGCATCGGCAACGTCGCGGACGCCGACAACTTCTTCAACGTGGCCACGGTGCCCGACCTGGCGGAGTGCGCGGCCCACGGCATCGACTACCAGCCCTGCGTGCTGCCCGGCGCGGTCACCCTGCGCCAGCGCGCCCACGGCGACTTCATGTGGAGGCAGTTCTACAACATGGTCCGGGCGGGGGTCGGCAGCGTCTACATCTCCATGTTCGACGAGTTCAACGAGGGCAACCAGATCGCCAAGACCGCCGAGAGCCAGGCGTGGGTGCCGGCGAACTCCGGGTTCCTCGCACTCGACGAGGACGGCACGGCCTGCTCCTCGGACTACTACCTGCGGCTGACCGGCGACGGGGGCCGCATGCTCAAGGGCCAACTCGCGCTCACCGCCACCCGTCCCACCCCGCCGGTGGTCGGCGGCGGGACCACGCCCCCGCCGACCGGCGACCTCGCCCTGCACCGCGCCACCTCGGAGAGCAGCCACACCCAGTCCTACGGTTCGGCCAACGCCACCGACGGCGACCCCTCCTCCTACTGGGAGTCGGCGAACAACGCCTTCCCGCAGTGGATCCAGGTCGACCTCGGCGCGGCGAGCACGGTGCGGCGGCTCGTGCTCACCCTGCCGCCGTCCGCCGCGTGGACCGCCCGTACCCAGACGCTCTCGGTGCGGGGGAGCACCGACGGCGCCACCTTCACCGCGCTCGCCGGCTCCGCGGGCCACACGTTCGACCCCGCCACCGGGAACACCGCCACCGTCACCCTGCCCGCCGCGGCCACCACCCGCTACCTGCGGCTGGACTTCACGGCCAACACCGGCTGGCCGGCGGCGCAGCTCTCGGGGCTCCAGGTCTTCGCGGGCTGA
- a CDS encoding helix-turn-helix domain-containing protein, producing the protein MDDATATPDAAAAAGPDAPALAPRLRDRRRASGLTLEAAAHRADLSAAHLSRLESGLRQPSLPVLLGLARLYSTTVADLLGETAAEPDPIVRGASMAAVPAGGWTYRRAGGTGRAMQALRVHVPSRAQGGLVRVHPGEEWLYVTAGVLELSLGDRTHTLAAGDSAHFDSLVPHRLAAGGPDGVDLLFVHTLMQSETSALCVVPREPADTRGGRS; encoded by the coding sequence ATGGACGACGCGACCGCCACCCCGGACGCCGCCGCCGCGGCCGGACCTGACGCCCCGGCCCTGGCCCCGCGGCTGCGTGACCGCCGGCGCGCGAGCGGCCTCACCCTGGAGGCCGCGGCCCACCGCGCCGACCTGTCGGCAGCGCACCTGTCCCGGCTGGAGTCCGGCCTGCGACAGCCGTCGCTGCCGGTGCTCCTGGGGCTCGCCCGCCTGTACAGCACCACTGTCGCGGACCTGCTCGGCGAGACCGCGGCCGAACCCGATCCCATCGTACGCGGTGCCTCGATGGCCGCGGTGCCCGCCGGGGGCTGGACCTACCGGCGGGCCGGCGGCACCGGGCGGGCGATGCAGGCGCTGCGTGTGCACGTGCCCTCGCGGGCCCAGGGCGGCCTGGTCCGCGTCCACCCCGGCGAGGAGTGGCTCTACGTCACCGCCGGGGTGCTCGAACTCTCCCTCGGCGACCGCACCCACACGCTGGCCGCCGGGGACTCCGCGCACTTCGACTCGCTCGTACCGCACCGGCTGGCGGCCGGCGGCCCGGACGGGGTCGACCTGCTCTTCGTCCACACCCTCATGCAGAGCGAGACGTCGGCACTGTGCGTCGTGCCGCGCGAGCCCGCCGACACCCGAGGAGGCCGTTCATGA
- a CDS encoding N(4)-(beta-N-acetylglucosaminyl)-L-asparaginase yields MAEATIIGSERSEAGLATGMEVLRRGGSALDAVEAAMRRCEDNPADHYVGTAGLPNARGEVELDASLMIGSGRRFGAVGALKGYPNPISVARAVLEKLPQHSLLVGEGAALFAEECGFTTADLITDESRELWRKQVADSRESVEGENTAATDGDARYRESALALIRRLAPHDGPWGTINIIALDATGEMCVGVSTSGYPYKYPGRVGDSALPGAGNWCDLRAGGAACTGRGELSMRGGTARTIVELLSAGQEPADACRAALADAATLPDDFRAELRALAMTPDGRHGGAAGQQGSVYGLMTDASTEPEFRPRIVL; encoded by the coding sequence GTGGCGGAAGCGACGATCATCGGCAGCGAACGCAGCGAGGCGGGGCTCGCGACCGGCATGGAGGTGCTGCGCCGCGGCGGCTCGGCGCTGGATGCCGTGGAGGCAGCGATGCGGCGCTGCGAGGACAACCCGGCGGACCACTACGTCGGCACCGCGGGGCTGCCCAACGCGCGCGGCGAGGTCGAGTTGGACGCCTCGCTGATGATCGGCTCCGGCCGGCGGTTCGGCGCCGTGGGCGCGCTGAAGGGCTACCCGAACCCGATCTCGGTGGCCCGCGCGGTCCTGGAGAAGCTGCCCCAGCACAGCCTGCTGGTCGGCGAGGGCGCCGCGCTCTTCGCCGAGGAGTGCGGCTTCACCACCGCGGACCTGATCACCGACGAGTCCCGCGAACTGTGGCGCAAGCAGGTCGCCGACTCCCGCGAGTCGGTCGAGGGCGAGAACACCGCCGCCACCGACGGCGACGCCCGCTACCGGGAGAGCGCCCTCGCGCTGATCCGCCGGCTCGCCCCGCACGACGGCCCCTGGGGCACCATCAACATCATCGCCCTGGACGCCACCGGCGAGATGTGCGTGGGCGTGTCCACCTCCGGCTACCCGTACAAGTACCCCGGCCGGGTCGGCGACTCGGCGCTGCCCGGTGCCGGCAACTGGTGCGACCTGCGGGCCGGCGGCGCGGCCTGCACCGGGCGCGGCGAGCTGAGCATGCGCGGCGGCACCGCCCGCACCATCGTGGAGCTGCTTTCCGCCGGGCAGGAGCCGGCCGACGCGTGCCGGGCGGCGCTCGCCGACGCGGCGACCCTGCCGGACGACTTCCGCGCGGAGCTGCGCGCCCTGGCCATGACCCCGGACGGGCGGCACGGCGGCGCGGCCGGCCAGCAGGGCAGTGTGTACGGCCTGATGACCGACGCGTCCACCGAGCCGGAGTTCCGCCCGCGGATCGTGCTGTGA
- the pntB gene encoding Re/Si-specific NAD(P)(+) transhydrogenase subunit beta, whose product MTASTAAQAAYIVAALLFILSLAGLSRHETSRSGVVFGISGMAIALAATIGLASRSIAATGIGLLVAAMVIGAGIGLWRARRVEMTGMPELIAILHSFVGLAAVLVGWNGYLDVEARGSRQTEIAHDLLGIHHAEVFIGIFIGAVTFTGSIIAFLKLSARIKSSPLMLPGRNYLNIGALVAFVGLTAAFVASPDIGLLIAVTAVALALGLHLVASIGGGDMPVVVSMLNSYSGWAAAASGFLLDNNLLIVTGALVGSSGAYLSYIMCAAMNRSFLSVIAGGFGMEAAATDDREYGEHREISAEETADLLRSASSVVITPGYGMAVAQAQYPVADLTRRLRERGVEVRFGIHPVAGRLPGHMNVLLAEAKVPYDIVLEMDEINDDLAATTVVLVIGANDTVNPAAAEDPTSPIAGMPVLRVWEAENVVVFKRSMNTGYAGVQNPLFFRENSQMLFGDAKDRVEDILKFL is encoded by the coding sequence ATGACCGCATCGACCGCCGCGCAGGCGGCCTACATCGTCGCCGCGCTGCTCTTCATCCTCAGCCTGGCCGGCCTGTCCAGGCACGAGACGTCCCGCTCCGGGGTGGTGTTCGGCATCTCCGGGATGGCGATCGCGCTCGCGGCGACCATCGGACTGGCCTCCCGAAGCATCGCGGCCACCGGGATCGGCCTGCTGGTCGCCGCCATGGTGATCGGCGCGGGCATCGGCCTGTGGCGGGCCCGCCGGGTCGAGATGACCGGCATGCCGGAACTCATCGCGATACTGCACAGCTTCGTCGGCCTGGCCGCCGTCCTGGTCGGCTGGAACGGCTACCTCGACGTGGAGGCCAGGGGCAGCCGGCAGACCGAGATCGCGCACGACCTGCTCGGCATCCACCACGCCGAGGTCTTCATCGGCATCTTCATCGGCGCGGTCACCTTCACCGGCTCGATCATCGCCTTCCTCAAGCTGTCCGCGCGGATCAAGTCCAGTCCGCTGATGCTGCCCGGACGCAACTACCTCAACATCGGCGCCCTGGTGGCCTTCGTCGGGCTGACCGCCGCCTTCGTGGCGTCGCCGGACATCGGGCTGCTGATCGCGGTCACCGCGGTCGCCCTCGCCCTCGGGCTGCACCTGGTCGCGTCGATCGGCGGCGGCGACATGCCGGTCGTGGTCTCGATGCTCAACAGCTACTCGGGCTGGGCCGCGGCCGCGTCCGGGTTCCTGCTCGACAACAACCTGCTGATCGTCACGGGCGCGCTGGTCGGCTCCTCCGGTGCCTACCTCTCCTACATCATGTGCGCCGCGATGAACCGCTCCTTCCTGTCGGTGATCGCCGGCGGCTTCGGCATGGAGGCGGCGGCCACGGACGACCGGGAGTACGGCGAGCACCGCGAGATCAGCGCCGAGGAGACCGCCGACCTGCTGCGCTCCGCCTCCTCGGTGGTGATCACCCCCGGCTACGGCATGGCGGTCGCCCAGGCGCAGTACCCGGTCGCCGACCTCACCCGGCGGCTGCGCGAGCGCGGGGTGGAGGTGCGCTTCGGCATCCACCCGGTCGCGGGACGGCTGCCCGGCCACATGAACGTGCTGCTCGCCGAGGCGAAGGTGCCCTACGACATCGTCCTGGAGATGGACGAGATCAACGACGACCTCGCGGCGACCACGGTGGTCCTGGTGATCGGCGCCAACGACACGGTCAACCCGGCCGCGGCCGAGGACCCGACCAGCCCCATCGCCGGCATGCCGGTGCTGCGCGTGTGGGAGGCGGAGAACGTGGTCGTCTTCAAGCGCTCCATGAACACCGGGTACGCCGGCGTGCAGAACCCGCTGTTCTTCCGGGAGAACAGCCAGATGCTCTTCGGCGACGCGAAGGACCGGGTGGAGGACATCCTCAAGTTCCTGTGA
- a CDS encoding DUF6126 family protein → MTTNPAEPRAHPAAEPSEPGPATVHAPDPAAVSAPADASADASASASDTVSQPAPAPGSPRVPEPVPVLVVTPEPSSTEKHKERAVILRVLVYVAVAHFMAFFLWLMFAVIGKS, encoded by the coding sequence ATGACGACGAACCCCGCCGAGCCGCGCGCCCACCCCGCCGCGGAACCGTCCGAGCCCGGCCCGGCGACCGTGCACGCGCCCGACCCTGCGGCCGTGTCCGCACCCGCCGACGCCTCCGCTGACGCCTCCGCCTCCGCGTCCGACACCGTCTCGCAGCCGGCGCCGGCGCCCGGCTCCCCCCGGGTACCCGAGCCGGTGCCCGTCCTGGTCGTGACCCCCGAACCCAGCAGCACCGAGAAGCACAAGGAGCGCGCGGTCATCCTGCGCGTCCTCGTCTACGTCGCGGTGGCGCACTTCATGGCCTTCTTCCTGTGGCTGATGTTCGCGGTGATCGGCAAGAGCTGA
- a CDS encoding cold-shock protein: protein MVAGRVVRFDGARGYGFIAPESGGEDVFLHVNDLLIPESFVRSGVAVEFEVEDGDRGLKASSVRLAHNADGVPGGVTSSRGSSAPSVSRSSGSVDLDDPMCDVLSEYEYTRECTELLLKTAPWMTGEQIILVRQQLARFGKSHGWIED from the coding sequence ATGGTTGCCGGTCGGGTTGTTCGGTTCGACGGTGCGCGCGGTTACGGGTTCATTGCGCCGGAATCCGGTGGTGAGGACGTGTTCCTGCACGTCAACGATCTGTTGATCCCGGAGTCCTTCGTGCGCTCCGGTGTCGCGGTCGAGTTCGAGGTCGAGGACGGCGACCGCGGGCTCAAGGCGTCCTCCGTCCGCCTCGCGCACAACGCGGACGGCGTGCCGGGCGGTGTCACCAGCTCGCGCGGCTCCTCCGCGCCCTCGGTGTCCCGCTCGTCGGGCAGCGTCGATCTCGACGACCCGATGTGCGACGTGCTGAGCGAGTACGAGTACACCCGCGAGTGCACCGAGCTCCTGCTCAAGACGGCTCCGTGGATGACCGGTGAGCAGATCATCCTGGTCCGGCAGCAGTTGGCGCGCTTCGGCAAGAGCCACGGCTGGATCGAGGACTGA